A DNA window from Purpureocillium takamizusanense chromosome 9, complete sequence contains the following coding sequences:
- a CDS encoding uncharacterized protein (COG:J~EggNog:ENOG50KOG0502), translating to MLADLPPEILYLVVEWLSERDVGVLVRTNTRLHSLLDERLYRRNVLLFDAFSLHWAVAAGRVGTARKAINAGADVNRGKDGSPDRRPLILAARHGHVGLLELFLAAPGTDVNVTDSTGRGALSWAAVVGLERPLAILLAVDAIEADAGDAAGRTPLWWAAAVAEPSAVALLLFSEKVSVDRPDDSGQTALIAAAAGLGMTGAVDECVEMLLFAGARPDARSLDDRTPLSWAAGLGKLGVFKLVLRALDESGFKAEDGIGGWTTRDWVTAAEKNVMVQLLQAGSPSWSSPQEAHR from the coding sequence AtgctcgccgacctgcccCCCGAGATTCTATACCTGGTGGTGGAGTGGCTGTCGGAGCgagacgtcggcgtcctggTCCGAACAAACACTCGCCTTCATAGCCTTCTTGACGAGCGTCTCTACCGGCGCAACGTCCTGCTCTTCGACGCCTTCTCCCTGCACTGGGCCGTCGCTGCGGGACGTGTAGGCACGGCGCGcaaggccatcaacgccggGGCCGACGTCAAccgcggcaaggacggcagcCCGGACCGGCGGCCGCTTATCCTGGCCGCCAGGCACGGCCACGTCGGACTGCTGGAGCTCTTTCTCGCGGCACCCGGCACCGACGTCAACGTCACCGACTCTacgggccgcggcgcgctGTCGTgggccgccgtggtcggGCTCGAGCGGCCCCTCGCCATTctcctggccgtcgacgccatcgaggccgacgcgggggacgcggccggccgcaCGCCGCTCTggtgggccgccgccgtggccgagccctcggccgtcgccctgctcctcTTCAGCGAAAAGGTCTCGGTCGACCGGCCCGACGATAGCGGCCAGACGGCGctcatcgcggcggccgccgggctAGGCATGACgggcgccgtggacgagTGCGTCGAGATGCTGCTGTTCGCGGGCGCACGTCCTGACGCGAGAAGCCTCGACGATAGGACGCCGCTGTCGTGGGCCGCTGGGCTCGGCAAGTTGGGCGTCTTCAAGCTGGTCCTCCGCGCCTTGGACGAAAGCGGcttcaaggccgaggacggcatcggcggctgGACCACGCGGGACTgggtcacggccgccgagaagAACGTCATGGTTCAGCTGCTACAAGCcggctcgccgagctggtccTCTCCGCAGGAAGCGCATCGATGA
- a CDS encoding uncharacterized protein (EggNog:ENOG503PE1N~CAZy:CE10~COG:S): MSKSTTPPAPAMPTSEIFNDFDIISEPYVTRENHPILAHVLIPKDMDPAPPGPRPVIVNWHGGYLIAAHGLYAPFFPQFVLALARKHAAVIVSPDYTLLPHADGLAAVQDDVRAFHGWFTTALGPLLVATATANTTDEKQATTTTTTMATITPDLSRVLLSGGSAGGYVATSHALAFPDAFRGLALTYPMIDFDTEWWRRGSQAVGAPNPGRVPDAAFPADVTTVRARIEREHTATALGSRVSAAADDERLGFGSEIARAGLFHDVFNPDGRLDGDESVWINRRIAGGSGESLLLPPRVWVLHGDADSAVPVETSVSFAETMERQGRPVRLDVIAGMDHGFDLFPGQGWKGPDDPVILEATAWLAEEWLR; encoded by the exons ATGTCAAAATCAACAacaccgccggcgccggccatgccAACAAGTGAGATATTCAACGACTTTGACATTATCAGCGAGCC CTACGTCACGCGCGAGAACCATCCCATCCTCGCACACGTCCTCATCCCCAAGGACATGGACCCGGCGCCCCCGGGCCCGcgccccgtcatcgtcaactGGCACGGCGGCTACCTCATCGCCGCGCACGGGCTGTACGCGCCCTTCTTCCCGCAgttcgtcctcgccctcgcgcgcaaGCACGCGGCCGTCATCGTGTCCCCGGACTACACCCTGCTCCCGCACGccgacgggctcgccgccgtgcaggaCGACGTGCGCGCTTTCCACGGCTGGTTCACGACGGCGCTTGGCCCGCTCCttgtcgccaccgccaccgccaacaCCACCGATGAAAagcaggcgacgacgacgacgacgacgatggcgacgataACGCCCGACCTCTCGCGCGTGCTCctcagcggcggctccgCCGGCGGTTACGTCGCCACGAGCCACGCGCTCGCCTTCCCCGACGCCTTCCGCGGCCTGGCCCTCACGTACCCCATGATCGACTTCGACACGGagtggtggcgccgcggcagccaggccgtcggcgcgcccAACCCAGGCCGCGTGCCGGACGCGGCGTTCCCAGCAGACGTGACGACTGTGCGAGCGCGCATCGAGCGGGAGCACACTGCCACCGCACTCGGCTCGCGtgtctcggcggcggcagacgacgagcgcctAGGGTTCGGGTCGGAGattgcgcgcgcggggctCTTCCACGACGTCTTCAACCCCGATGGgaggctcgacggcgacgagtcggTGTGGATCAACAGGCGCATCgcggggggcagcggcgagtcgttgttgctgccgccgcgggtgtGGGTGCtgcatggcgatgccgactcGGCGGTGCCCGTCGAGACGTCTGTGTCTTTTGCCGAGACGATGgagcggcagggcaggccgGTGCGGCTGGACGTGATCGCGGGCATGGACCATGGGTTTGACCTGTTTCCCGGCCAGGGCTGGAAAGGCCCGGACGACCCCGTGATTCTAGAGGCTACTGCATGGCTGGCTGAGGAGTGGCTGCGATGA
- a CDS encoding uncharacterized protein (TransMembrane:7 (o103-121i142-161o173-192i204-223o229-249i256-282o294-311i)~COG:T~EggNog:ENOG503NV19): MSFTLSIRQGPARRLAQQLPELTKSAFRAAAPVRSFHQSATTKSSRGVGLFFTSRINTTTGATTTAARNAFSRRGATASRALYHQEVASRQQSVTSGPGLRKLLVGGAIFGGTLVAINAVFNRETREDGGMPVYEREYLNNTFLHTGLGVGIIGLTARQMVQTGFVYRLMVTNPWVVGLGGLALSFATMIGTRSIAPDNYIPKYALWTAFNATQAAFIAPLLAFVPGPLLARAGLYTIAMMGALSVVGATAKQEKYLYIGGPLLAGAAIVAVSGLAPLMIPATAVRTLAFTENIWLYGGLAVFGGFTLYDVQKVLHHARLAQMGVMRRDPVNESISLELDFLNIFVRMVQILMMNQNRRK; the protein is encoded by the exons ATGTCGTTTACGCTCAGCATACGGCAgggcccggcgcggcgcctcgcgcagcagcttccCGAGCTGACCAAGAGCGCGttccgcgcggcggcgccggtgcgcAGCTTCCACCAGTCGGCCACCACCAAGTCGTCGAGAGGGGTGGGCTTGTTCTTCACCTCGCgcatcaacaccaccaccggcgccaccacgacAGCGGCGCGCAACGCCTTttcccgccgcggcgcgacggcgtcaagggCGCTGTACCACCAGGAGGTGGCGAGCCGGCAGCAGTCGGTGACGAGCGGCCCGGGCCTGCGCAAGCTGCTCGTGGGAGGCGCCATCTTCGGCGGcacgctcgtcgccatcaacgccgtgTTCAACCGCGAGacgcgcgaggacggcggcatgCCCGTCTACGAGCGCGAGTACCTCAATAACACGTTCCTGCACacgggcctcggcgtcggcatcattGGCTTGACGGCCAGGCAGATGGTGCAGACGGGCTTCGTCTACCGCTTGATGGTGACGAACCCGTGGGTCGTCGGTCTCGGTGGTCTGGCCCTCAGCTTCGCCACCATGATTGGCACGCGCTCCATCGCACCCGACAA CTATATTCCCAAGTACGCTCTCTGGACGGCCTTCAACGCCACGCAGGCAGCCTTCATCGCTCCCCTCCTCGCATTCGTCCCCggccccctcctcgcccgcgccggcctctACACCatcgccatgatgggcgcGCTGTCGGTCGTCGGCGCAACGGCCAAGCAGGAGAAGTACCTGTACATTGGCggcccgctcctcgccggcgccgccatcgtcgccgtgtcgGGCCTGGCCCCGCTCATGATccccgcgacggcggtgcgcaCGCTGGCCTTCACCGAGAACATCTGGCTGtacggcggcctggccgtctttggcggcTTCACGCTGTACGACGTGCAAAAGGTGCTGCACCACGCGCGGCTGGCGCAGATGGGCGTCATGCGGCGCGACCCGGTCAACGAGAGCATCTCGCTGGAGCTTGACTTTTTGAACATTTTTGTTCGCATGGTGCAGATTCTGATGATGAACCAGAACCGGCGGAAGTAA
- the mxr1 gene encoding Peptide-methionine (S)-S-oxide reductase (COG:O~EggNog:ENOG503P2RD): protein MASIFNHLPPFLTRLVRPLAQPARGLSVAAPGDASSSHAPGEIPAGAQRCTVAAGCFWGTEALYRRHFAGKGLVDCKVGYIGGNLDDPTYRAVCGGKTGHAEAAQIIFDPSVVSYATLLEFFFRMHDPTTLNAQGPDTGPQYRSAVYYHDAEQEAVARRVLAAADDQWWKGRVVTELAPAGKWWTAEEYHQEYLDRNPGGYECPSHFLRSFPPLKY from the exons ATGGCCTCCATCTTCAACCACCTGCCGCCCTTCCTcacccgcctcgtccgcccgctcgcccagcccgcccgcggcctctCCGTTGCGGCACCcggcgacgcctcgtcgtcgcacGCCCCCGGCGAGatccccgccggcgcccagcgctgcaccgtcgccgccggctgcttcTGGGGCACCGAGGCCCTCTACCGCCGCCACTTTGCCGGcaagggcctcgtcgactgcAAGGTCGGCTACATTGGCggcaacctcgacgacccgacCTACCGCgccgtctgcggcggcaagacTGGAC acgccgaggccgcgcaaATCATCTTTGACCCCTCCGTCGTCTCCTACGCCACCCTCCTCGAGTTCTTCTTCCGCATGCACGACCCCACCACGCTCAACGCCCAGGGCCCCGACACGGGCCCCCAGTACCGCTCCGCCGTCTACtaccacgacgccgagcaggaggccgtcgcccgccgcgtcctcgccgccgccgacgaccagTGGTGGAagggccgcgtcgtcacCGAGCTCGCCCCCGCCGGCAAGTGGTGGACCGCCGAGGAGTACCACCAGGAGTACCTCGACAGGAACCCCGGCGGCTACGAGTGCCCCAGCCACTTCCTCAGGTCGTTCCCGCCCCTCAAGTACTGA